Proteins from one Thermococcus sp. M36 genomic window:
- the tpiA gene encoding triose-phosphate isomerase, whose translation MVKLKEPIIAINFKTYIEATGERALAIAKAAEKVWKETGITIVVAPQLADLYRIAQEVEIPVFAQHIDPITPGSHTGHVLPEAVKEAGAVGTLLNHSENRMILANLEASIRRAEEVGLMTMVCSNNPAVSAAVAALGPDYVAVEPPELIGTGIPVSKAKPEVITDTVELVRKVNPEVKVLTGAGISTGEDVKKALELGSVGVLLASGVTKAKDPEKAIRDLVSLIV comes from the coding sequence ATGGTGAAGCTTAAGGAGCCGATCATAGCGATCAACTTCAAGACATACATTGAGGCCACCGGCGAGAGGGCCCTGGCAATAGCGAAGGCAGCCGAGAAGGTCTGGAAGGAGACCGGGATAACAATCGTCGTCGCCCCCCAGCTGGCCGACCTCTACCGCATCGCCCAGGAGGTCGAGATTCCGGTCTTCGCCCAGCACATTGACCCGATAACGCCGGGCAGCCACACCGGCCACGTCCTTCCGGAGGCGGTTAAAGAGGCCGGGGCAGTTGGAACGCTCCTCAACCACTCCGAGAATAGGATGATCCTCGCGAACTTGGAGGCCAGCATAAGGCGCGCTGAGGAAGTCGGACTCATGACAATGGTCTGCTCCAACAACCCGGCCGTCAGTGCTGCCGTCGCGGCGCTTGGCCCGGACTACGTCGCCGTCGAGCCGCCCGAACTGATAGGTACCGGAATTCCCGTCAGCAAGGCCAAGCCGGAAGTCATCACCGACACCGTCGAGCTCGTCAGGAAGGTAAACCCAGAGGTCAAGGTTCTCACCGGCGCGGGAATAAGCACCGGCGAGGACGTCAAGAAGGCCCTCGAGCTTGGAAGCGTTGGAGTGCTCCTTGCGAGCGGCGTAACCAAGGCCAAGGACCCGGAGAAGGCAATAAGGGATTTGGTTTCGTTGATCGTTTGA
- a CDS encoding DNA-directed DNA polymerase II large subunit, whose protein sequence is MGEELYSPEMKAYFEMLQREIDRAYEVARKARAQGMDPSLEVEVPQATDMAGRVESLVGPPGVAERIRALVKEYGKELAALKVVDEIIEGKFGDLGSKEKYAEQAVRTALAILTEGIVSAPLEGIADVKIKRNEWADGSEYLALYYAGPIRSSGGTAQALSVLVGDYVRKKLGLDRFKPSEKHIERMVEEIDLYHRAVTRLQYHPEADEVRLAMRNIPIEITGEETDKVEVSHRDVPGVETNHIRGGAILVLAEGVLQKAKKLVKYIDKMGIDGWEWIKEFVESKEKGKAEKEEKKSSGESRAEGARPEEVKGKVEKGFYYELYERFKANIAPNKKYTKEIIGGRPLFAEPSENGGFRLRYGRSRVSGFATWSVNPATMLLLDEFIAVGTQMKTERPGKGCIVTPATTIEGPIVKLKNGSVIRVDDYETALRVRNQLDEILYVGDALVNFGDFVENNQTLLPANYVEEWWVQELVKAIAETYEVELKPFAENPREAIEEAAEYLEVDPDFLERLLHDPLRVKPDVEIAVHLSKVLDIPLHPYYTLYWNTLKPEEAEELQRALVNAQIEWGEFRGIKFARKVVLENDPKIKRYLELLGLPHRLERTEDRRKVIVVEYPWSAALLTPLGNLEWEFRARPFFTVIDIINDNSPIKLRDRGISWIGARMGRPEKAKERKMKPPVQVLFPIGLAGGSSRDIKKAAEEGKVTSVEIAFFRCPECGHTGPEHLCPRCGTRKELLWHCAKCNVDYPENEAESFDFRCPKCGIELKPYARRTIKPSELLRKAMENVKVYGIDKLKGVQGMTSGFKMAEPLEKGLLRAKNDVYVFKDGTIRFDATDAPITHFKPREIGTSVEKLRELGYTHDFEGKPLERDDQILELKVQDVILPYEAGRYLLKVARFIDDLLEKFYGLPRFYNAERMEDLVGHLVIGLAPHTSAGIIGRIIGFSDVLVGYAHPYFHAAKRRNCFPGDTRILVQIDGKPARITLRELYELFEEESYENMVYVRKKPKRDVKVYSFDPESGKVVLTDIEDVIKAPSTDHLIRFGLELGRSFETTVDHPVLVYENGKFVEKRAFEVKEGEMIGVYENGHLTLLNIQRIEYLKPKSDFVFSLNAKIYHNVLINENIVTHQCDGDEDAVMLLLDALLNFSKYYLPEKRGGKMDAPLVVTTRLDPREVDSEVHNMDVVRYYPLEFYKATYEMKSPKEVKVIERVEDRLGRPEMYEGLKFTHDTDDIGLGPKMSLYKQLGDMVEKVERQLALAERIRAVDEHHVAETIINSHLVPDLRGNLRSFTRQEFRCVKCNTKYRRPPLTGKCPKCGGKIVLTVSKGAIEKYLPTAKMLVTKYRVLDYTRQRICITEKDIKSLFENVLPERQRTLMGFSADVCEKMIKARTGKSNGRNGYLDELKAKGEANNTGKKAPSKEKKSEKRNRPSQGLEKEIRKEKSRMKKPKKGISLDEFFGS, encoded by the coding sequence ATGGGGGAAGAGCTATACTCTCCTGAAATGAAGGCCTACTTCGAGATGCTCCAGCGCGAGATAGACAGGGCCTACGAGGTGGCGAGAAAGGCCCGCGCTCAGGGAATGGACCCCAGCCTTGAGGTTGAGGTTCCCCAGGCGACCGACATGGCCGGCCGTGTCGAGAGCCTCGTCGGCCCCCCCGGAGTGGCCGAGCGCATAAGGGCTCTTGTGAAGGAGTACGGGAAGGAACTCGCCGCCCTCAAGGTCGTTGACGAGATTATCGAGGGGAAGTTCGGCGACCTCGGGAGCAAGGAGAAGTACGCGGAGCAGGCGGTCAGAACGGCTCTGGCAATCCTCACGGAGGGAATAGTTTCGGCCCCATTGGAAGGTATCGCTGACGTTAAAATCAAGCGCAACGAGTGGGCAGATGGTAGCGAGTATTTGGCCCTCTACTACGCGGGGCCGATAAGGAGCTCCGGCGGAACGGCCCAGGCCCTGAGCGTCCTCGTCGGCGACTATGTGAGGAAGAAGCTAGGTCTCGACCGCTTCAAGCCGAGCGAAAAGCACATCGAGAGGATGGTGGAAGAGATAGACCTCTACCACCGTGCCGTTACAAGGCTGCAGTACCACCCTGAGGCCGATGAAGTGAGGCTGGCCATGCGGAACATACCGATTGAGATAACCGGTGAGGAGACCGATAAGGTCGAGGTTTCCCACCGCGACGTCCCCGGTGTTGAGACCAACCATATCCGCGGCGGTGCCATTCTGGTTCTGGCTGAGGGCGTCCTCCAGAAGGCCAAGAAGCTCGTTAAGTACATTGATAAAATGGGCATAGACGGATGGGAGTGGATAAAGGAGTTTGTTGAGAGCAAAGAGAAGGGCAAGGCCGAGAAAGAAGAGAAGAAGTCCTCAGGGGAATCAAGGGCTGAAGGGGCTCGTCCCGAAGAGGTGAAGGGGAAGGTCGAGAAGGGCTTCTACTACGAGCTCTACGAGCGCTTTAAGGCCAACATCGCGCCGAACAAGAAGTACACGAAGGAGATAATCGGCGGCAGGCCGCTCTTCGCGGAGCCCTCGGAGAACGGAGGCTTCCGTCTCCGCTACGGCCGCTCCCGCGTCAGCGGCTTCGCCACGTGGAGTGTCAATCCGGCCACAATGCTCCTTCTTGACGAGTTCATAGCCGTGGGGACGCAGATGAAGACGGAGAGGCCCGGAAAGGGCTGCATCGTGACGCCCGCCACTACCATCGAGGGCCCGATAGTCAAGCTCAAGAACGGCTCCGTCATCAGGGTGGACGACTACGAGACTGCACTGAGGGTGAGGAACCAGCTGGACGAGATACTCTACGTTGGCGATGCCCTCGTCAACTTCGGCGACTTCGTGGAGAACAACCAGACGCTTTTACCAGCGAACTACGTAGAGGAGTGGTGGGTTCAGGAGCTGGTTAAGGCGATAGCGGAAACCTACGAGGTTGAGCTCAAGCCCTTCGCCGAGAACCCGCGCGAGGCAATAGAGGAGGCCGCGGAGTACCTTGAGGTCGACCCGGATTTCCTCGAAAGGCTCCTCCACGATCCGCTCCGTGTTAAGCCGGACGTCGAGATTGCGGTGCACCTCTCAAAGGTCCTCGATATTCCTCTCCACCCGTACTACACACTCTACTGGAACACGCTCAAACCGGAGGAGGCCGAGGAGCTCCAGAGGGCATTGGTTAATGCTCAAATCGAGTGGGGCGAGTTCAGGGGGATAAAGTTTGCCCGGAAGGTGGTTCTCGAAAACGACCCGAAGATAAAGCGCTACCTTGAGCTTCTCGGCCTTCCCCACAGGCTTGAGCGCACTGAGGACAGGAGAAAGGTCATTGTCGTTGAGTACCCCTGGAGCGCCGCTCTGCTCACCCCGCTCGGCAACCTTGAGTGGGAGTTCAGGGCAAGGCCTTTTTTCACTGTAATTGACATAATCAACGATAACAGCCCCATAAAGCTCCGCGACAGGGGCATAAGCTGGATAGGGGCCAGAATGGGCCGTCCGGAGAAGGCCAAGGAGAGGAAGATGAAGCCGCCGGTTCAGGTTCTCTTCCCGATCGGTCTGGCGGGAGGGTCGAGCAGGGACATAAAGAAGGCCGCCGAGGAGGGGAAGGTGACCAGCGTCGAGATAGCCTTCTTCCGCTGTCCGGAATGCGGCCACACTGGCCCCGAGCATCTCTGCCCACGCTGTGGTACCAGAAAGGAGCTCCTCTGGCACTGTGCTAAGTGCAACGTTGATTATCCTGAAAACGAGGCTGAAAGCTTTGACTTCCGCTGTCCTAAGTGCGGCATTGAACTGAAGCCCTACGCGAGGAGGACGATAAAGCCGTCTGAACTGCTCAGGAAAGCTATGGAAAACGTGAAGGTCTACGGCATCGACAAGCTCAAAGGCGTCCAGGGAATGACCTCTGGCTTCAAGATGGCTGAGCCTCTAGAGAAAGGCCTGCTGAGGGCCAAAAACGACGTCTACGTCTTTAAGGACGGCACCATCCGCTTCGATGCCACCGATGCTCCGATAACCCACTTCAAGCCGAGGGAGATAGGCACGAGCGTTGAGAAGCTCCGCGAGCTCGGCTACACCCACGACTTCGAGGGCAAACCCCTGGAGCGGGACGACCAGATACTCGAGCTGAAGGTTCAGGACGTTATACTGCCCTACGAGGCCGGTCGCTACCTCCTCAAGGTCGCGCGCTTTATAGACGACCTCCTTGAGAAGTTCTACGGCCTTCCGAGGTTCTACAACGCCGAGAGGATGGAGGATCTCGTCGGCCACCTCGTTATCGGCCTTGCCCCACACACTTCCGCTGGAATAATCGGTCGGATAATCGGCTTCTCCGACGTTCTTGTGGGATATGCTCACCCGTATTTCCACGCGGCGAAGAGGAGGAACTGCTTCCCTGGAGACACCAGAATCCTCGTCCAGATTGACGGCAAACCGGCCAGAATAACGCTCCGCGAGCTTTACGAGCTGTTCGAGGAGGAAAGCTATGAGAACATGGTTTACGTCAGGAAGAAGCCGAAGAGGGACGTTAAGGTCTATTCCTTCGACCCAGAGAGCGGAAAGGTTGTCCTGACTGACATTGAGGACGTAATAAAAGCTCCGAGCACCGATCACCTGATCCGCTTTGGGCTTGAACTCGGAAGGAGCTTTGAAACGACTGTGGACCATCCAGTTCTGGTATACGAGAACGGAAAATTCGTGGAAAAGCGGGCCTTCGAGGTGAAGGAGGGGGAGATGATAGGGGTCTATGAAAATGGGCACCTCACACTGCTTAACATCCAACGCATCGAATACCTCAAGCCTAAGAGTGACTTCGTATTCTCATTAAATGCCAAAATCTATCACAATGTTCTAATAAATGAGAATATTGTAACACACCAATGCGACGGCGACGAGGACGCTGTAATGCTCCTCCTCGACGCCCTTCTCAACTTCAGCAAGTATTACCTCCCCGAAAAGCGCGGCGGCAAGATGGACGCTCCGCTGGTCGTCACGACGAGACTCGACCCGAGGGAAGTTGACAGCGAGGTCCATAACATGGACGTCGTCCGCTACTACCCGCTGGAATTCTACAAGGCGACCTACGAGATGAAGTCTCCAAAGGAAGTGAAGGTCATAGAGCGCGTTGAGGACAGGCTTGGAAGGCCGGAGATGTACGAAGGCCTGAAGTTCACCCACGATACGGACGACATCGGCCTCGGACCGAAGATGAGCCTGTACAAGCAGCTCGGCGACATGGTGGAGAAGGTCGAGCGCCAGCTCGCCCTGGCGGAGCGCATAAGGGCGGTTGACGAACATCACGTGGCCGAGACCATAATCAACTCCCACCTTGTCCCCGACCTGAGGGGCAACCTGAGGAGCTTCACGAGGCAGGAGTTTAGGTGTGTTAAATGCAACACGAAGTACAGAAGACCTCCTCTGACAGGAAAATGTCCCAAGTGTGGCGGAAAAATCGTTTTGACCGTCAGCAAGGGCGCGATAGAGAAGTACCTGCCCACCGCCAAGATGCTCGTTACGAAGTACCGTGTTCTTGACTACACCCGGCAGAGGATATGCATAACTGAGAAGGACATAAAGAGCCTCTTCGAGAACGTCCTCCCCGAAAGGCAGAGGACGCTGATGGGCTTCTCGGCGGACGTCTGCGAGAAGATGATAAAGGCCAGAACAGGGAAGTCAAACGGCAGGAACGGCTACTTGGACGAGCTGAAGGCGAAGGGGGAGGCTAATAACACCGGGAAGAAGGCTCCCTCCAAAGAAAAGAAGTCCGAGAAAAGGAACCGGCCTTCCCAGGGCCTTGAGAAGGAGATCCGAAAGGAGAAATCCCGGATGAAAAAGCCGAAGAAGGGTATCAGCCTGGACGAGTTCTTTGGCTCGTGA